In one Lycium barbarum isolate Lr01 chromosome 7, ASM1917538v2, whole genome shotgun sequence genomic region, the following are encoded:
- the LOC132604601 gene encoding transcription factor bHLH122-like isoform X1: MDHRSNQQQQMTSGLTRYRSAPSSYFSSLLNSNDNPGGVVAGNCGYARDDFDQVLNPRASNNTGIKQVFDRFVANIGPQDLNPNGLIGDTQQNPMSNMKQELEAQQQQMNQNAQFIAPVKQEITQQNSDYSLASQMNYQNQAQAQQNQNAADFTSAMDSFSRYLGSVDSNRLNQTKMDGGFGAGSSNSNLARYNSSPAGFFAQVNIEHEYGALRGMGNYGAGSSQVALSSGQPHSSGLLAPISEFGAKSIEESRQGNESFGKGHKNDESYMTGFPMPTWDDSQILTDDFLQVPEDDEAGQFSNVNAPDNQSSEGRARPPPLLSQMSLPQTSAELSAMEQLLQDSVPCKVRAKRGCATHPRSIAERVRRTRISERMRKLQELVPNMDKVILTTNFPQNMNVSRFYKKVDGCVSNPPKQTNTADMLDFAADYIKELETQVKALSETRSKCTCSPK, encoded by the exons ATGGATCATAGAAGTAATCAGCAGCAACAAATGACATCTGGTTTAACTCGATATCGATCCGcgccaagttcttatttttccaGCCTATTGAATAGTAATGATAATCCAGGTGGTGTTGTTGCTGGGAATTGTGGTTATGCAAGAGATGATTTTGATCAGGTGCTCAATCCTCGCGCTTCGAATAATACTGGTATAAAGCAAGTTTTTGATAGATTTGTAGCTAATATTGGTCCTCAAGATTTGAATCCGAATGGCCTAATTGGCGATACTCAGCAAAATCCAATGAGCAATATGAAACAAGAACTTGAAGCTCAGCAACAACAGATGAATCAGAATGCACAGTTTATTGCACCTGTGAAACAAGAAATTACTCAGCAGAATAGTGATTATTCATTGGCTTCACAGAtgaattatcaaaatcaagctcAAGCTCAACAAAATCAAAATGCAGCAGACTTTACTTCAGCAATGGATAGTTTTTCCAGATATTTGGGTTCAGTAGATTCTAATCGTTTGAACCAGACGAAAATGGATGGTGGATTTGGTGCTGGTAGTAGTAATTCGAATCTTGCTCGTTATAACAGTTCGCCTGCTGGATTCTTTGCACAAGTTAATATTGAACATG AATATGGTGCATTGAGAGGCATGGGGAATTATGGAGCTGGTAGTAGTCAAGTGGCTCTCTCATCGGGACAACCTCATTCTTCGGGGCTATTAGCTCCAATCTCCGAATTTGGAGCTAAAAGCATAGAAGAGAGCAGACAAGgcaatgaaagttttggtaaaggCCATAAAAACGATGAGAGTTACATGACAGGTTTCCCAATGCCTACTTGGGATGATTCACAAATTTTGACTGATGATTTCCTACAAGTGCCAGAAGATGATGAGGCCGGGCAATTCTCCAATGTAAATGCACCTGATAATCAG AGTAGTGAAGGTCGAGCTCGTCCTCCCCCTCTATTGTCTCAAATGAGTTTACCTCAAACCTCCGCAGAGTTATCTGCCATGGAGCAACTCTTGCAAGATTCAGTACCTTGTAAAGTCAGAGCAAAGAGAGGTTGTGCCACTCATCCTCGTAGCATCGCCGAAAGG GTAAGAAGAACGCGAATAAGTGAAAGAATGAGGAAGCTGCAAGAGCTTGTCCCCAACATGGACAAGGTAATCTTAACTACCAATTTTCCCCAAAATATGAATGTTTCTCGGTTCTACAAGAAGGTCGACGGGTGCGTGTCCAATCCTCCAAAG CAAACAAACACAGCTGATATGTTGGACTTTGCAGCTGACTACATTAAAGAACTAGAGACACAAGTCAAG GCACTATCGGAAACACGTTCAAAGTGTACGTGCTCGCCTAAATAG
- the LOC132604601 gene encoding transcription factor bHLH80-like isoform X2, protein MDHRSNQQQQMTSGLTRYRSAPSSYFSSLLNSNDNPGGVVAGNCGYARDDFDQVLNPRASNNTGIKQVFDRFVANIGPQDLNPNGLIGDTQQNPMSNMKQELEAQQQQMNQNAQFIAPVKQEITQQNSDYSLASQMNYQNQAQAQQNQNAADFTSAMDSFSRYLGSVDSNRLNQTKMDGGFGAGSSNSNLARYNSSPAGFFAQVNIEHEYGALRGMGNYGAGSSQVALSSGQPHSSGLLAPISEFGAKSIEESRQGNESFGKGHKNDESYMTGFPMPTWDDSQILTDDFLQVPEDDEAGQFSNVNAPDNQSSEGRARPPPLLSQMSLPQTSAELSAMEQLLQDSVPCKVRAKRGCATHPRSIAERVRRTRISERMRKLQELVPNMDKQTNTADMLDFAADYIKELETQVKALSETRSKCTCSPK, encoded by the exons ATGGATCATAGAAGTAATCAGCAGCAACAAATGACATCTGGTTTAACTCGATATCGATCCGcgccaagttcttatttttccaGCCTATTGAATAGTAATGATAATCCAGGTGGTGTTGTTGCTGGGAATTGTGGTTATGCAAGAGATGATTTTGATCAGGTGCTCAATCCTCGCGCTTCGAATAATACTGGTATAAAGCAAGTTTTTGATAGATTTGTAGCTAATATTGGTCCTCAAGATTTGAATCCGAATGGCCTAATTGGCGATACTCAGCAAAATCCAATGAGCAATATGAAACAAGAACTTGAAGCTCAGCAACAACAGATGAATCAGAATGCACAGTTTATTGCACCTGTGAAACAAGAAATTACTCAGCAGAATAGTGATTATTCATTGGCTTCACAGAtgaattatcaaaatcaagctcAAGCTCAACAAAATCAAAATGCAGCAGACTTTACTTCAGCAATGGATAGTTTTTCCAGATATTTGGGTTCAGTAGATTCTAATCGTTTGAACCAGACGAAAATGGATGGTGGATTTGGTGCTGGTAGTAGTAATTCGAATCTTGCTCGTTATAACAGTTCGCCTGCTGGATTCTTTGCACAAGTTAATATTGAACATG AATATGGTGCATTGAGAGGCATGGGGAATTATGGAGCTGGTAGTAGTCAAGTGGCTCTCTCATCGGGACAACCTCATTCTTCGGGGCTATTAGCTCCAATCTCCGAATTTGGAGCTAAAAGCATAGAAGAGAGCAGACAAGgcaatgaaagttttggtaaaggCCATAAAAACGATGAGAGTTACATGACAGGTTTCCCAATGCCTACTTGGGATGATTCACAAATTTTGACTGATGATTTCCTACAAGTGCCAGAAGATGATGAGGCCGGGCAATTCTCCAATGTAAATGCACCTGATAATCAG AGTAGTGAAGGTCGAGCTCGTCCTCCCCCTCTATTGTCTCAAATGAGTTTACCTCAAACCTCCGCAGAGTTATCTGCCATGGAGCAACTCTTGCAAGATTCAGTACCTTGTAAAGTCAGAGCAAAGAGAGGTTGTGCCACTCATCCTCGTAGCATCGCCGAAAGG GTAAGAAGAACGCGAATAAGTGAAAGAATGAGGAAGCTGCAAGAGCTTGTCCCCAACATGGACAAG CAAACAAACACAGCTGATATGTTGGACTTTGCAGCTGACTACATTAAAGAACTAGAGACACAAGTCAAG GCACTATCGGAAACACGTTCAAAGTGTACGTGCTCGCCTAAATAG